The sequence TGTATCAACTCAACATACATAAAACACATGCTTACATAGATAAAGAGAAACAAACTATCACCTCAGTGTTCTAAAAAGATCAAAAAGAGATCACTGTTAAAGTACTGACATCATGTTTTGAGTTGATCCATGCATCTTATTCATACGGGATTTGAATATAAGCGGCATCAGAAACAAACGGGACATCAGCATACATCCCAGTAAGACAACACCGAATACACTCCAGGACTGTAAAAAGGAAAGCAAACGCGAAAGCCGTCCAAAAATGCATCCCGGCCTTACCCCAATACCAGGCACTCGGCAACCATCGCCACACGGTTCCTGTAACCTGAAGAGCAATTTCTAGTAGCATCCCTGTCACAACATGAAATCTAAAAAAGTGGGGCCACTCTTTTCGTCTAACAACCGCCAGGTAAGCAACAATGAAGTAGGCAATTAAAAACCAACTTGGCAGACCACCAAGAGCACTTAAGAAAGGGTACGTTAGGAACTCGAAATCTTCTAAGAACGGGTGGAGGTGATACGCAGTTTCTGCATACATCCATGTTTCGTGTAGTGGCATTAGGTATGGTAAGCATGCTAAAGTTC comes from Rutidosis leptorrhynchoides isolate AG116_Rl617_1_P2 chromosome 4, CSIRO_AGI_Rlap_v1, whole genome shotgun sequence and encodes:
- the LOC139844898 gene encoding protein TIC 20-I, chloroplastic-like, giving the protein MILNGYSIYGGQLVNYKAKPLRSMSECVSRSQSLPISRVSSSLKSYQKPKCVSFQGAALMCLSASSSPLYGHLGHLTPKTPTKLSRKRHSIVSPRASKDAGAFSYKFPPMEKKPRWYWRTLACLPYLMPLHETWMYAETAYHLHPFLEDFEFLTYPFLSALGGLPSWFLIAYFIVAYLAVVRRKEWPHFFRFHVVTGMLLEIALQVTGTVWRWLPSAWYWGKAGMHFWTAFAFAFLFTVLECIRCCLTGMYADVPFVSDAAYIQIPYE